The DNA sequence TTCGTCCTTTTTAGGATTTTCCTGCTGTCCCATCTCAGAAAAGCCTCTACGGGCGCACCACGACGCTCTACACCGAAAAGAGGAAAACTCTGGACATAAAAACCCGATCGAAAGAGGGCTTTGGCGAGAATTATTGAGGCCACAACCGTACCCTGCCCTCCCCTTCCGTGAAACCGCACTTCAATCATTTTAAGGCGCTCCCGTTTTTATGCAAAAATCTAGAGCCGCTTTGTCCATACCACCACAATTGCCTTTGCAGGCCTGTCTTCAAGGCTTCGGAAGCTGTGTCCCTGAGAAGAATCAAAGTAAATGCAATCACCTGCTTCCAGTCTCTCCACCCGGTCTGCCGTTCTGAACTCCAGAGTTCCTTCCATCACGTAAACGAATTCTTCGCCTTCGTGGCTCGTGAAAACCATGTCGCTGGTTTCCAGAGGAGGAAACTCTACGTAGAAAGGTTCCATGTGCTTGTCGTGTTTCTTGGTTTCCAGGGCTTCGTAAACGTAGTCAACTTCGCCTTCCCGGTGATGAGCTCGCCTGTCAACCCGGATTCT is a window from the Thermodesulforhabdus norvegica genome containing:
- a CDS encoding helix-turn-helix domain-containing protein, coding for MDREDLTLAVRALQIGNKVRELREKQHYTLQDLSAKTGLSKALLSQIENNRVIPPIATLLRLAKALNVGLSYFFQDEVKGETVYITRLNERIRVDRRAHHREGEVDYVYEALETKKHDKHMEPFYVEFPPLETSDMVFTSHEGEEFVYVMEGTLEFRTADRVERLEAGDCIYFDSSQGHSFRSLEDRPAKAIVVVWTKRL